The nucleotide window GAGGTCCTTCGGGGGCGGTCACAGGTGGTGCATGGCTGTCGTCAGCTCGTGTCGTGAGATGTTGGGTTAAGTCCCGCAACGAGCGCAACCCTCGTTCGATGTTGCCAGCGCGTTATGGCGGGGACTCATCGAAGACTGCCGGGGTCAACTCGGAGGAAGGTGGGGATGACGTCAAGTCATCATGCCCCTTATGTCCAGGGCTTCACGCATGCTACAATGGCCGGTACAATGGGCTGCGATACCGTGAGGTGGAGCGAATCCCAAAAAGCCGGTCTCAGTTCGGATCGGGGTCTGCAACTCGACCCCGTGAAGTCGGAGTCGCTAGTAATCGCAGATCAGCAACGCTGCGGTGAATACGTTCCCGGGCCTTGTACACACCGCCCGTCACGTCACGAAAGTCGGCAACACCCGAAGCCGGTGGCCCAACCCCTTGTGGGAGGGAGCCGTCGAAGGTGGGGCTGGCGATTGGGACGAAGTCGTAACAAGGTAGCCGTACCGGAAGGTGCGGCTGGATCACCTCCTTTCTAAGGAGCACCTTCACCTGAAAGGGTGCAAGGAGCCCGCGGCCCACGTATGTTGGGTCGGGGTGCTCAGATGGCGGAGACACTGGCAAGTTTTGCCCTGGCAACGGCCGGCGGCGCTTAGTACAGCCTAACTTTCGGGTTGGTGGGAACGGTTGCTGTTGGTGCGGCTGGGGGAGAATGTGAGCACCCTGTTGGGTCCTGAAGGAACAACCATTGGTTGTTGTTTCAGAGACTTGGCCAGCCTCCCGTTGTGGGGGCTGGAAGTCTGCCAGGCATGGCCTGGCCCCACATACCGCTGGTCCCCTTGGGACTGGGTTTTGGTGTGGGGCGGATCGGGTTGTGGGTTGGTCGTTTGTTGAGAATTGCACAGTGGACGCGAGCATCTTTGTGGTCAAGTTGTCAAGGGCGAACGGTGAATGCCTTGGCACCAGGAGCCGATGAAGGACGTGGGAGGCCGCGATAGGCCTGGGGGAGCTGTCAACCAAGCTGTGATCCCAGGGTGTCCGAATGGGGAAACCTGGCACCAGTCATGTGGTGTCACCCACACCTGAACACATAGGGTGTGTGGAGGGAACGCGGGGAAGTGAAACATCTCAGTACCCGTAGGAAGAGAAAACAATTTAGTGATTCCGTGAGTAGTGGCGAGCGAAAGCGGATCGAGGCTAAACCGGCTGCGTGTGATACCTGTCAGGGGTTGCGTGGTCGGGGTTGTGGGACCCTGCTAAACAAGCTGACACTTGTTTGAGAAGTTACAAAGTTAGTGGCTAGTCGAACAGTCTGGAATGGCTGACCGTAGACGGTGAAAGTCCGGTAGGTGAAAGTTGCTGACCTTCTGTGGGTGTTCCCGAGTAGCGGCGGACCCCTGAAATCTGCCGTGAATCTGCCAGGACCACCTGGTAAGCCTAAATACTTCCTGGTGACCGATAGCGGACAAGTACCGTGAGGGAATGGTGAAAAGTACCCCGGGAGGGGAGTGAAATAGTACCTGAAACCGTTCGCCTACAATCCGTCGGAGCCTTACGGGGTGACGGCGTGCCTTTTGAAGAATGAGCCTGCGAGTTAGTGGCATGTGGCGAGGTTAACCCGTGTGGGGGAGCCGTAGCGAAAGCGAGTCTGAATAGGGCGATTCAGTCGCGTGTCCTAGACCCGAAGCGGAGTGATCTAGCCATGGGCAGGCTGAAGCGCGGGTAAGACCGCGTGGAGGGCCGAACCCACCAATGTTGAAAAATTGGGGGATGACCTGTGGTTAGGGGTGAAAGGCCAATCAAACTCCGTGATAGCTGGTTCTCCCCGAAATGCATTTAGGTGCAGCGTCGCGTGTTTCTTGCCGGAGGTAGAGCACTGGATGGTCTAGGGGGCCCACAAGCTTACCGAAATCAGCCAAACTCCGAATGCCGGTAAGTGAGAGCGCGGCAGTGAGACTGCGGGGGATAAGCTTCGTAGTCGAGAGGGAAACAGCCCAGATCACCAGCTAAGGCCCCTAAGCGTGTGCTAAGTGGAAAAGGATGTGGGGTCGCATAGACAACCAGGAGGTTGGCTTAGAAGCAGCCACCCTTTAAAGAGTGCGTAATAGCTCACTGGTCAAGTGGTTCCGCGCCGACAATGTAGCGGGGCTCAAGCACACCGCCGAAGCTGTGGCATTCACATTTTAACCTCGCTTGGACTTGATTCCTTGTGCAGGTGTGTGGATGGGTAGGGGAGCGTCGTGCCGCGAGTGAAGCAGCGGGGTGACCCAGTTGTGGACGCGGCACGAGTGAGAATGCAGGCATGAGTAGCGAAAGAAGGGTGAGAAACCCTTCCGCCGGATGACCAAGGGTTCCAGGGCCAGGCTAATCCGCCCTGGGTGAGTCGGGACCTAAGGCGAGGCCGAGAGGCGTAGTCGATGGACAACGGGTTGATATTCCCGTACCCGCGAAAGAGCGTCCCTGATGAACCTCGTTGTGCTAACCGCCCGAACTTGGTGAGGTCTTCGGACTGATCTGAGGGAGCGTGGGAACCTGATGGGTAGTAGTCAAGCGATGGGGTGACGCAGGAAGGTAGCTGAGCCCGGCCGGTGGTTGTGCCGGGGTAAGCGTGTAGGCCGTGTTGTAGGCAAATCCGCAACACACATAGGCTGAGACGTGATGCCGAGCCGATTCAGGTGAAGTCAGTGATCCTATGCTGCCGAGAAAAGCCTCTAGCGAGTTCTTAGCGGCCCGTACCCCAAACCGACACAGGTGGTCAGGTAGAGAATACCGAGGCGATCGGGCGAACTGTGGTTAAGGAACTCGGCAAATTGCCCCCGTAACTTAGGGAGAAGGGGGGCCGGAGACGTGAAGCCCCGCGCGGGTGGAGCGTTGTATGGCCGCAGAGAGCAGGGGGAAGCGACTGTTTACTAAAAACACAGGTCCATGCGAAGAAGTAATTCGATGTATATGGACTGACGCCTGCCCGGTGCTGGAACGTTAAGGGGACCTGTTAGCTCTTTCGGGGGCGAAGCGGAGAACTTAAGCGCCAGTAAACGGCGGTGGTAACTATAACCATCCTAAGGTAGCGAAATTCCTTGTCGGGTAAGTTCCGACCTGCACGAATGGCGTAACGACTTCCCCACTGTCTCAACCACAGGCCCGGCGAAATTGCAGTACGAGTAAAGATGCTCGTTACGCGCGGCAGGACGGAAAGACCCCGGGACCTTTACTATAGCTTGACATTGGTACTCGAATTAGCTTGTGTAGGATAGGTGGGAGCCGGTGAAGTCCATACGCCAGTATGGGTGGAGGCAATCTTGAAATACCACTCTGGTTGATTTGGGTATCTAACTTCGGACCGTTATCCGGTTCAGGGACAGTGTCTGGTGGGTAGTTTAACTGGGGCGGTTGCCTCCTAAAAGGTAACGGAGGCGCCCAAAGGTTCCCTCAGCCTGGTTGGCAATCAGGTGTTGAGTGCAAGTACACAAGGGAGCTTGACTGTGAGACTGACAGGTCGAGCAGGGACGAAAGTCGGGACTAGTGATCCGGCACTTGCGAGTGGAAGCGGTGTCGCTCAACGGATAAAAGGTACCCCGGGGATAACAGGCTGATCTTCCCCAAGAGTCCATATCGACGGGATGGTTTGGCACCTCGATGTCGGCTCGTCGCATCCTGGGGCTGTAGCAGGTCCCAAGGGTTGGGCTGTTCGCCCATTAAAGCGGTACGCGAGCTGGGTTTAGAACGTCGTGAGACAGTTCGGTCCCTATCCGCCGTGCGCGTAGGATACTTGAGAAGGGCTGTCCCTAGTACGAGAGGACCGGGACGGACGAACCTCTGGTGTGCCAGTTGTCCTGCCAAGGGCACGGCTGGTTAGCTACGTTCGGAAGGGATAACCGCTGAAAGCATCTAAGCGGGAAGCCTGCTTCAAGATGAGGTATCCCACCCACCTTGGTGGGGTAAGGCCCCCAGCTAGACGACTGGGTTGATAGGCCGGAAATGTAAGCCCGGTAACGGGTTCAGTTGACCGGTACTAATAGGCCGAGGACTTGACTACTAAGCTGCTACGCGTCCACTGTGCAACTCTGAACAAGCGAACACCCGTGACATTATGCCCGGGGTTGTTTGACATGTTCATAGAGTTACGGCGGTCATGGCGGAGGGGAAACGCCCGGTTACATTCCGAACCCGGAAGCTAAGCCCTCCAGCGCCGATGGTACTGCACTCGTGAGGGTGTGGGAGAGTAGGACGCCGCCGGACAATCTTTCAGAAAAGGCCACCCCTTTCGGGGGTGGCCTTTTCTGCGTTCCCTCGGATTGTCGATCGGCTTGGGTTCACCGAGTCGATCAACGACCCGACGTGTCAGTCCCGGGTCTGCATGCCGTCGCGGAGGTTGCGCAGCAGGCCGCCCGCGTCGCTGACCGACCGACCCGGGAACATCGCCATGACCACGCTGCCGTGGTCGGCCCAGCCGCACACCGCGAAGTCCCCGCCCTCGCCGCTGGTGTTGCCGCACTTCAGCACCCCGCCGAGATCGCCCGCGGGCAGCTCCCGCAGGCCGTTCACCGCACCGGTCTCGTCCGACATCAGGCGGAAGAGGCTGTCCAGGTCCCGTTCCGGCTGCCAGAGCAGGGTGGTGCCCCCGAAGATGAGCACCGAGCGTTTGTCGTCGGCCGGGTCGCGGTAGACCGTGCCGAAACTGCGGTCCAGTTCGATGTTCGCCGCCAGACCGCTGCGCAGATAGTCGGCAGTGCTCTTCGCCCGCTCGCTGTCGTCGCGGGTCAGACCCGCCACCCGATCGGGTGAGGTCAGTTGGGTGTCCTTCTGCTGTGCTACCCGCCACCCACCGACACCGAGCACCGCGGCGCCGGCGAGGCCGACCACCAGTGCGGCCGTCCAACCGATCTTGCGGCGGCGTGACCAGCCGGCGGACCCCTCGTCGGGGTCGCCTCCGGGGTCCCGGGTGCTCAGCTGGATCGGCTCTTCGGTCAGCTCGACCGGCTCGCGGCCGCCGTCGCGCGACCGCTCGGTGAGATGTGCGTCGGACATAGCCGACACCGTACGCGAACGGCAGGTGGCGCACGTCAGGTCTGCGGAAGCCCTCCGTAGACTTGTCCGGTGACCGAGAGACTGGATGCCCGACGCCCCGACGCCCCGACCCTTGCCGGCCAGTACCAGCCCGGTGAGGTAGAGCAGCGACGGTACGAGCAGTGGGTAGCCGGCGGGCACTTCCGGGCCTCCGCCGACAGCGACAAGCCCCCCTTCACCATCGTCATCCCGCCGCCGAACGTCACCGGCTCACTGCACATGGGCCACGCGTTCGAGCACACGTTGATGGACGCGTTGACCCGACGTAAGCGGATGCAGGGCTTCGAGGCGCTGTGGCTGCCGGGCATGGACCACGCCGGCATCGCCACCCAGAACCTGGTCGAGCGCCAGCTCGCCGCCGAGGGTCTTTCCCGGCACGATCTCGGCCGGGAGAAGTTCGTCGAGCGGGTCTGGCAGTGGAAGGCCGAGTCCGGTGGCGCCATCCTCGGCCAGATGCGCCGCCTCGGCGACTCCGTCGACTGGGACCGCGAGCGCTTCACGATGGACGCGGGGCTGACCCGCGCCGTCCAGACGATCTTCAAGAAGCTCTTCGACGACGGCCTCATCTACCGGGCCAACCGGATCATCAACTGGTGTCCGCGCTGCCTCACTGCGCTCTCCGACATCGAGGTCGAGCACACCGACGACGACGGCGAGCTGATCTCGATCCGCTACAGCGACGAGGTCGTGGTGGCCACCACCCGCGCCGAGACGATGCTCGGCGACACCGCGGTGGCGGTGCACCCCGACGACGAGCGCTACCAGCACCTGATCGGCACGGAGGTCGAGCTGCCGCTGACCGGCCGCCGGATCCCGATCGTCGCCGACGCGCACGTCGACCCGTCGTTCGGCACCGGAATGGTCAAGGTGACGCCCGCCCACGACCCGAACGACTTCGAGATCGGCCAGCGGCACGGCCTGCCCGCGCTCACCGTGATGGACGAGCGCGGTGTGATCACCGTGCCCGGCCCGTTCGAGGGGTTGGACCGGTTCGAGGCGCGGCCCGCGATCGTGGCGGCGCTGCGGGAGCAGGGCCTGATCGTCGCCGAGAAGCGCCCGTACGTGCACGCGGTCGGGCACTGCTCGCGCTGCAAGACCACTGTCGAGCCGCGGCTGTCGCTGCAGTGGTTCGTCAACACCGCCCCGCTGGCCCAGGCCGCGGGTGACGCGGTGCGCGACGGTCGGGTCCGCATCGAGCCGGCCGAGTTGGCCAAGCGCTACTTCGCCTGGGTCGACAACATGCACGACTGGTGCATCTCCCGCCAGCTGTGGTGGGGGCACCGCATCCCGGTCTGGTACGGCCCGGCGGGTGAGATCGTCTGCGTCGGCCCCGACGAGGCGCCGCCGACCGGCGAGGGCTGGCACCAGGACGAGGACGTCCTGGACACCTGGTTCTCCAGCGGTCTGTGGCCGTTCTCCACGCTGGGCTGGCCCGAGCAGACCCCGGACCTGGCGAAGTTCTACCCGACCAGCGTGCTGGTCACCGGGTACGACATCCTGTTCTTCTGGGTCGCCCGGATGATGATGTTCGGCCTCTACGCGATGGACGGCCGGCCGCCCTTCGACGTGGTCGCGTTGCACGGCATGGTGCGCGACCAGTTCGGCAAGAAGATGTCGAAGTCGTTCGGCAACGTGGTCGACCCGCTGGACTGGATCGACAGGTACGGCGCCGACGCCACCCGGTTCACCCTGGCGCGGGGCGCGAACCCCGGCCAGGACGTCCCGGTCAGCGAGGAGTGGTGCCAGGGCTCGCGCAACTTCTGCAACAAGCTTTGGAACGCCACCCGGTTCGCCCTGATGAACGGCGCGCACACCACTGGCGACCTGCCTCCCACCGAGCAGCTCTCCACCGTCGACCGATGGATCCTGTCCCGGTTGGCGCACGTCACCGCCGAGGTCGACGAGCAGTTCGAGGCGTACGAGTTCGCCAAGGTGTGTGACCTGCTGTACCACTTCGCCTGGGACGACGTCTGCGACTGGTACGTCGAGCTGAGCAAGCCGGTGCTCGCTGAGGGCGGTGAGCGCGCGGAGGCCAGCCGCCGGGTGCTCGGGCACGTGCTCGACCAGCTGCTGCGGCTGCTGCACCCGGTCATCCCGTTCGTCACCGAGGAGTTGTGGCTCGCGCTGACCGGCGGCGAGACGGTGCAGGCCGCCGCCTGGCCGGTGGCCGACCGGTCGCTGATCGACGACGCCGCCGAGGCCGAGCTGGTCGGCGTGCAGCGGGTGGTCACCGAGATCCGGCGGTTCCGCTCCGACCAGGGGCTGCGCCCGACGCAGCGGGTGGCTGCCCGCCTGGACGGGCTGTCCGGCGCGGGTATCGCGGCCCACGAACCGCTGATCCGTTCGCTGGTCCGGCTGGATCCGGCCGGTGACGACTTCCAGGCCAGCGCCACGCTGGCCATGCCCGGCGCGGTCGGTGTCGCGTTGGACACCCGGGGGTCGATCGACGTGGCCGCCGAGCGGGCCCGGCTGACGAAGGACCGCGCAGCCGCCGAGAAGGAGGTCGCGCAGGCCCGGGCGAAGCTCGACAACCCTGCCTTCATCGGCAAGGCCCCCGAGCCGGTGGTCGCGAAGATCCGCGACCGGCTCGCCACCGCCGAGGCCGACCTGGTCCGGATCGACGCTGCTCTGGAGACACTGCCCTCGTGACCGACCGTACCGATTTCGCCGCCGTCGAAGCCGAGCTGAACGCCCGCGGCTTCACCCGCATGGTCTTCGAGCTGGACCGGATCGAGTCGCTGCTCGACCTGCTCGGCAGCCCACAGCGGGCGTACCCCGCGATCCACCTGACCGGCACCAACGGCAAGACCTCCACCGCGCGGATGATCGACTCGCTGCTGCGGTCGCACGGACTGCACACCGGGCGGTACACCAGCCCGCACCTGGAGACCGTCCGGGAGCGGATCAGCCTGGACGGGGAGCCGGTCAGCGAGGAACGGTTCACTTCGGTGTACCGCGAGATCAAGCCGCTGGCCGAGCTGGTCGACGCGCGGTCGGACGAGCCGCTGACGTACTTCGACATGACCACCGCGCTGGCGTTCGCCACGTTCGCCGACGCGCCTGTCGACATCGCGGTGGTCGAGGTCGGCCTCGGCGGTGCAGAGGACGCCACAAACGTTCTCCAGGCCGGGGTCTGCGTGATCACCCCGATCGGGCTGGACCACACCGAGTGGCTCGGCGACACGCTTCAGGACATCGCGTTGGCCAAGGCCGGCATCATCCACCCGGGCGCCACCGTGATCGCGGCAGCGCAGGAGGAGGAGGCCGCCGGTCCCCTCCTCGAACGCTGCGCCGAGGTCGGGGCCACCATCGCCCGGGAGGGCGGCGAGTTCGGCGTACTGGGTCGGGCGGTCGCAGTCGGCGGGCAGGTGCTCACCCTCCAGGGCCTGGGCGGCGTGTACGACGATGTCTTCATCCCGCTGCACGGCGCCCATCAGGCGCAGAACGCGGCGGTGGCGCTCGCCGCCGTGGAGGCGTTCCTGGGTGCGGGGGCCCGACGTCAGCTGGACATCGAGGCGGTCCGGGAGGGCTTCGCCTCGACCAGCTCCCCGGGCCGGCTGGAGCGGGTTCGGAACGCCCCGACCATCCTGCTGGACGGTGCGCACAACCCGCACGGCATGAAGGCCACCGTCACCGCGCTCCAGGAGGAGTTCGCGTTCAGCAAGCTGGTGGCCGTGATCGGCGTACTCGCCGACAAGGACGCGGAAGCGATGCTGGAGCTGCTGGAGCCGGTGGTCGACCAGGTGGTGGTCACCCGCAACAGCTCGCCACGGGCGATGCCGACGGACGAACTCACCGCGCTGACCGCCGAGATCTTCGGCGAGGAGCGGGTGGCCTCGGCGGAGGAGATGCCGGACGCCATCGAGTTGGCGGTGGCGATGGCCGAGGAAGACGTCCCAGGTGAGCTGAGCGGCGTCGGGGTGCTGATCACGGGTTCCGTGGTGACGGTCGCCGACGCGCGCAGGCTGCTGAAGCGATGACCAGCCCGGAGCGGGACCCGCACACCACCGAGGACCCGACCGGCCCGCCGGCCGAGCAGCCGGTGGGGGAGGAGCCCACGACCGGGCAGCCGAGGCGCTCCGGGTTGCGCAACCCGGAGCGGGCGGTACGCGGTCTCGGTGCTGGCACGCTCAGCCTGGAGGCGCTGGTGCTCCTGCTGGCGATCCAGCCGATCCGGGTGGTCGGCGGTGACCTCGGCGGCGCCGCGATCGGTGCGGTGGTGGCACTGGCAGTGGCCGCCGTGGTGCTCGCCGGCATGATGCGCCGCCCCTGGGCCTGGAACGCCGGCACCGTGCTCCAGGGCCTGCTGTTGCTGGGCGGTCTGCTGCACTGGTCGCTGCTCGGGCTGGGCATCATCTTCGCCCTGGTCTGGGCGTACGCGTTGCACGTTCGCCGCGTCATCCTCGGCTGACGCTTGACCCGGCCGGTGGCACCCCCGGCGCGAACGGGCCGGTTCAGGCGTCGGCGCGTTCGCGCCACTGGGTGAGCGCGACGCCGTGGCCGTCCGGGTCGCGGAAGGCCGCCGCCCATCCCTCCAGCTTGGTGCCCCGGTTGACCACGCGGGGCGCGTACGTGAAGCGGACGCCCGACTCGCGCAACCGCTCGTACGCCGCCTCGATGTCGTTCACCTCGAGATTGACGTGCACCAGTCGGCGGCTGATGGGCGCTGCCCCGCTCACCTCGCGCAGGACGATCCGGGTCGCCCCGGAGGCGAGGACGGCGTTGTGGGCGCCCTGGTCGACCTCGCTGAAGCCGAGCACGTCGCGGTAGAAGCCGAGCGACCGGGGCAGGTCGGTGACCAGCAGGGTGAGACCCACCCCGCTGATCGGCGCGGCCGAGCCGCCGTCGAACCCGAAGATCGCCCGGTCAAGTTCCTCGTCGGTCACTGTCGTGCGGGCTGCCCCGGCCGGTGCAGGGTCGTCCAGCGGGAGGTCGAGGGGGTCCAGCGGGTCGACCAAACCGGG belongs to Micromonospora ureilytica and includes:
- a CDS encoding DUF4233 domain-containing protein, whose translation is MTSPERDPHTTEDPTGPPAEQPVGEEPTTGQPRRSGLRNPERAVRGLGAGTLSLEALVLLLAIQPIRVVGGDLGGAAIGAVVALAVAAVVLAGMMRRPWAWNAGTVLQGLLLLGGLLHWSLLGLGIIFALVWAYALHVRRVILG
- a CDS encoding bifunctional folylpolyglutamate synthase/dihydrofolate synthase, translated to MTDRTDFAAVEAELNARGFTRMVFELDRIESLLDLLGSPQRAYPAIHLTGTNGKTSTARMIDSLLRSHGLHTGRYTSPHLETVRERISLDGEPVSEERFTSVYREIKPLAELVDARSDEPLTYFDMTTALAFATFADAPVDIAVVEVGLGGAEDATNVLQAGVCVITPIGLDHTEWLGDTLQDIALAKAGIIHPGATVIAAAQEEEAAGPLLERCAEVGATIAREGGEFGVLGRAVAVGGQVLTLQGLGGVYDDVFIPLHGAHQAQNAAVALAAVEAFLGAGARRQLDIEAVREGFASTSSPGRLERVRNAPTILLDGAHNPHGMKATVTALQEEFAFSKLVAVIGVLADKDAEAMLELLEPVVDQVVVTRNSSPRAMPTDELTALTAEIFGEERVASAEEMPDAIELAVAMAEEDVPGELSGVGVLITGSVVTVADARRLLKR
- a CDS encoding valine--tRNA ligase, coding for MTERLDARRPDAPTLAGQYQPGEVEQRRYEQWVAGGHFRASADSDKPPFTIVIPPPNVTGSLHMGHAFEHTLMDALTRRKRMQGFEALWLPGMDHAGIATQNLVERQLAAEGLSRHDLGREKFVERVWQWKAESGGAILGQMRRLGDSVDWDRERFTMDAGLTRAVQTIFKKLFDDGLIYRANRIINWCPRCLTALSDIEVEHTDDDGELISIRYSDEVVVATTRAETMLGDTAVAVHPDDERYQHLIGTEVELPLTGRRIPIVADAHVDPSFGTGMVKVTPAHDPNDFEIGQRHGLPALTVMDERGVITVPGPFEGLDRFEARPAIVAALREQGLIVAEKRPYVHAVGHCSRCKTTVEPRLSLQWFVNTAPLAQAAGDAVRDGRVRIEPAELAKRYFAWVDNMHDWCISRQLWWGHRIPVWYGPAGEIVCVGPDEAPPTGEGWHQDEDVLDTWFSSGLWPFSTLGWPEQTPDLAKFYPTSVLVTGYDILFFWVARMMMFGLYAMDGRPPFDVVALHGMVRDQFGKKMSKSFGNVVDPLDWIDRYGADATRFTLARGANPGQDVPVSEEWCQGSRNFCNKLWNATRFALMNGAHTTGDLPPTEQLSTVDRWILSRLAHVTAEVDEQFEAYEFAKVCDLLYHFAWDDVCDWYVELSKPVLAEGGERAEASRRVLGHVLDQLLRLLHPVIPFVTEELWLALTGGETVQAAAWPVADRSLIDDAAEAELVGVQRVVTEIRRFRSDQGLRPTQRVAARLDGLSGAGIAAHEPLIRSLVRLDPAGDDFQASATLAMPGAVGVALDTRGSIDVAAERARLTKDRAAAEKEVAQARAKLDNPAFIGKAPEPVVAKIRDRLATAEADLVRIDAALETLPS